The following proteins are encoded in a genomic region of Pyricularia oryzae 70-15 chromosome 6, whole genome shotgun sequence:
- a CDS encoding DJ-1/PfpI family protein — protein sequence MSTQTPSKPFRMGVLLEGVQISDIMGIDLIGNLSRKYVSAAQGLNPGIARFLESAIDLEIFYLAETLAPTEVTPSFKYLPNVTYDDCPRDLDLVLIGGNGFESQSEASKKFIREAWPKTRVWMTTCVGTLWLASAVDLTGLKVTTNRVAIEFGKQLYPGAEWQDKRWVVEDKVYEGQGKGELWTGGAAGAGLDMVTEWCFQNFDKDFVNALSTYPLEFQPGRSFDQNYNYDLKDVGGPWQPAAPAS from the exons ATGTCCACCCAAACCCCAAGCAAGCCTTTTCGCATGGGCGTCCTCCTTGAGGGTGTTCAAATATCCGACATCATGGGCATCGACCTAATCGGCAACCTGTCACGCAAATATGTCAGCGCGGCGCAAGGACTGAACCCAGGCATTGCCCGCTTTCTAGAATCCGCAATAGACCTGGAGATCTTTTACCTCGCCGAGACCCTCGCCCCGACCGAGGTCACGCCTTCGTTCAAGTACCTCCCCAACGTGACATATGACGATTGCCCGCGCgacctggacctggtgcTGATCGGCGGCAACGGGTTCGAGTCGCAGAGCGAGGCCTCGAAAAAGTTCATCCGCGAGGCTTGGCCCAAGACGCGAGTGTGGATGACGACGTGCGTCGGCACTCTTTGGCTGGCATCGGCTGTCGACCTGACCGGGTTGAAGGTCACCACCAACAGGGTAGCCATTGAGTTTGGCAAGCAGCTGTACCCTGGAGCGGAGTGGCAGGACAAGAGGTGGGTGGTGGAGGACAAGGTCTACGAAGGTCAAGGCAAGGGCGAGTTGTGGACTGGAGGTGCTGCCGGTGCTG GGCTCGACATGGTCACCGAATGGTGCTTCCAGAACTTTGACAAGGATTTTGTCAACGCCTTGTCCACGTACCCCCTCGAGTTCCAGCCTGGTCGCAGCTTTGACCAGAATTACAACTACGATCTCAAGGATGTTGGAGGTCCTTGGCAGCCTGCTGCGCCGGCTTCATAG